The following coding sequences lie in one Saimiri boliviensis isolate mSaiBol1 chromosome 6, mSaiBol1.pri, whole genome shotgun sequence genomic window:
- the JRKL gene encoding jerky protein homolog-like — MSGKRKRVVLTIKDKLDIIKKLEDGGSSKQLAVIYGIGETTVRDIRKNKEKIITYASSSDSTSLLAKRKSMKPSMYEELDRAMLEWFNQQRAKGNPISGPICAKRAEFFFYALGMDGDFNPSAGWLTRFKQRHSIREINIRNERLNGDETAVEDFCNNFRDFIERENLQPEQIYNADETGLFWKCLPSRISVIKGKCIVPGHKSIEERVTIMCCANATGLHKLKLCVVGKAKKPRSFKSTDTLNLPVSYFSQKGAWMDLSIFRQWFDKIFVPQVREYLRSKGLQEKAVLLLDNSPTHPNENVLRSDDGQIFAKYLPPNVASLIQPSNQGVIATMKRNYRAGLLQNNLEEGNDLKSFWKKLTLLDALYEIAMAWNLVKPVTISRAWKKILPMIEEKESLDFDDEDISVATVATILQHTKGLENVTTENLEKWLEIDSTEPGYEVLTDSEIIRRAQGQTDESSENEEEEIELIPEKHINHSAALQWTENLLDYLEQQGDMILPDRLVIRKLRATIRNKQKMTKSS; from the coding sequence ATGTCAGGGAAACGGAAGCGTGTGGTGTTGACTATTAAAGATAAGCTTGATATAATAAAGAAACTTGAAGACGGAGGTTCTTCCAAACAACTGGCAGTGATTTATGGAATTGGTGAAACAACAGTTCgggatataagaaaaaataaggaaaagattaTAACTTATGCAAGCAGTTCTGATTCCACAAGTCTTTTGGCCAAGAGGAAATCTATGAAGCCATCCATGTATGAGGAATTGGACAGGGCAATGCTGGAATGGTTCAACCAACAAAGAGCAAAAGGGAATCCCATATCTGGACCAATTTGTGCAAAAAGGGCGGAGTTCTTCTTTTATGCTTTGGGAATGGATGGTGATTTTAACCCCTCTGCCGGTTGGTTAACTCGTTTTAAGCAGCGGCACAGCATTAGAGAGATTAACATTAGAAATGAAAGATTAAATGGAGATGAGACTGCTGTGGAAGATTTTTGTAACAACTTCAGAGATTTTATTGAACGAGAGAATTTACAGCCTGAACAAATCTACAATGCAGATGAAACTGGACTGTTCTGGAAGTGCTTACCTTCTAGGATTTCAGTAATCAAAGGTAAATGCATTGTCCCTGGGCACAAGTCAATTGAAGAAAGAGTCACGATCATGTGTTGTGCCAATGCAACAGGTTTACACAAACTTAAACTTTGTGTTGTGGGGAAAGCAAAGAAACCTCGCTCTTTTAAATCAACTGACACTTTAAACCTGCCAGTCTCATATTTCAGCCAAAAAGGTGCATGGATGGACCTTTCCATTTTTCGACAATGGTTTGATAAAATTTTTGTGCCACAAGTTCGAGAGTATTTAAGATCTAAAGGCTTGCAGGAAAAGGCTGTGCTCTTGTTGGATAATTCACCAACACATCCAAATGAAAATGTCCTAAGGTCAGATGATGgccaaatatttgctaaatatttacCACCTAATGTGGCCTCATTGATTCAGCCTTCAAATCAGGGAGTCATAGCAACAATGAAGAGAAATTATCGTGCAGGTCTTCTCCAGAACAACTTGGAAGAAGGTAATGACCTGAAATCATTCTGGAAGAAACTAACTCTGCTGGATGCACTTTATGAAATAGCAATGGCATGGAACTTAGTAAAACCAGTTACCATAAGCAGAGCATGGAAGAAGATTCTCCCTATGATAGAGGAGAAAGAAAGTTTGGACTTTGATGATGAAGATATTTCTGTGGCTACTGTGGCTACCATTTTACAGCACACCAAAGGACTGGAAAATGTGACTactgagaaccttgaaaaatggCTTGAAATAGACAGTACCGAACCAGGCTATGAAGTGTTAACTGATAGTGAAATCATTAGAAGAGCACAAGGCCAGACAGATGAATCCAGTGAAAACGAGGAGGAGGAAATAGAACTAATTCCAGAGAAACATATTAACCATTCCGCTGCTCTCCAATGGACTGAAAATTTATTGGATTATCTAGAACAGCAAGGTGATATGATTCTACCTGATAGACTGGTAATACGTAAACTTCGAGCCACCATCAGAAATAAACAGAAGATGACAAAATCAAGTTAA